CACACGTTTTTGAACTACGTGCAGGGTACCCTGGGCGAGTCTATCTTCCGGACCAAACATACCCGTAATATCAAATCAAACTGGAACGTGGGCGTGGGGTATGAACGGGTAGGGAGTGAACGGCAGATAGGCTCTATTGGTGGGCGGTTAGACGGGCTGGTGAGCCACTACGGGTTGCAGGCCTTTACTCATTACTTTAGTAAGAATGAGCGCTACCGGTTAATGGCCAACTACAGCCAGACCAGTCATGAGCAAATTGAATTGGGCGGCATAAGCCCCGAACCCGGTGATACCCGCGACAGTCTTTTTGAATACAAGTCTGAGGCGGTGCGGCTGAACAAGGCAGCATCAAATGAAAAGCGCTACAACTTCCATGCTACCCAATGGTACAAATTGCTGGGGTCCGGTTTGCAGCTCTACTATACCCTGGATGTGAACACCCAGCATAATGAATTCTCAGATGAAGCCTTGCCCTACAGTTCCTCTGAAGATTCTAAACCTCAGCTAATATTCTACCCCAGAGCTCTCCTTGACACAGCCCAAACCAAAGATGAATCGTACTTCCGGCAGATAGAAAACACGTTTGGGGTGATGGGCAGCGGAAAGCTATTTGTCTACCGGGCTTATGCCAAACGCCGCGACGGAGACTATAAGCTAGACGCAAGAGGCGCCCGTCAGGTAACCGAAGGTGGAATTCCCAACCGGGTGTATTACCAGAAACAGGAAAACCGCACCATCGCGGATAATTTTATTGGCGGCGAGGCCCAATTCAGGCTGAAGAACGATATCTACGTGACCACTGATGCCGAGTTCCAGTTAGGAGGCGGTGATTACCGGTTGAATGCTCAGGCCCGCCTGAAGTACCTGACCGTGCGCCAAACCAGAACCTCGTATTCGCCCACCTTACTGCAACGAGTGTATATCAGTAACCATTTTGAGTGGTTCAACTCTTTTGAGAACACCCAGGCCACCCAAACCGCTGCCACCCTGGAAGCCGGCATTAAAAACCACTACCTGGTAGCCCAACTCCAATATACCAATCTGCAAAACTACGTTTACTATCAGGATTCTGTCGGCAATAGGTTCGCGGAGCCCGTTCAAACCTCAGACGGCCTTAATCTGATTCAGGGCAGTGTACGCTATAAATTCAACGTGAAGGCGTTTGTGTTGGACAACACGGTCTATTACAATAAAGTAAGTGGCCCAGACGTGATCCGGATGCCAGAATGGTACGTGAACTCGAAGGCGTACTTGCAAGGCCCCATGTTCAAGAATGCCATTAACGTACAGGCTGGAGTAGAAATGAACTGGCACTCCACGTATCTAGCCGATGGCTATATGCCGGTGACCCAGCAGTTCCATTTGCAGAATGCCTTCCAGGTGGACCGGTACCCCACATTAGACGTGTTCCTGAACACCGACATCAAAACCATCAACATCTTCCTGAAGGCCAGCAACCTGAACACCGTGATCAGTGGTTGGGAGCAGGGCTATTTCACTACGCCTTATTACCCGGCCAACCCGTTCAGTTTCATCTTCGGGTTGCGCTGGAACTTCTATGATTAATTTTTCATAAGTTTCGTACCCCAGCATCTTTCCATCCCAACTTTCCTTACGTGGCAAAATCAATTCTTAAACTGCAGCTGCCCACAGACCCGCGGTGGGTGAACATTGTAGAAATGAACATTGAGGATATTCTGGTGGACCATGCTTACTGTGAACAGAAAGCCGCGACTTCTGGCATTTCCCTTATTGTGAAGTACCCCGATAAAACCAAGCTGGTAGAGGAAATGACGGCCCTGGTAGCCGAGGAGTGGGGGCACTTTGAGCGGGTCATGGACGAGCTCAAGAAGCGAGGCTTCGGCCTGGGTCGTAACCGGCCCGATGAGTACGTGGTTAAGCTCAGCCAGCACATCAGAAAAGGCAATCTGCGGGAGCGCCAATTGATGGACCACCTGCTGGTGAACGCCCTTATAGAGGCCCGCAGCTGCGAGCGCTTCAAGCTACTCTGGCAAAACCTGCAAGACGAGGGACTAAAGAAGTTCTACTATGAACTGATGGTGTCTGAGGCTGCCCATTATGTGAGCTTTGTGAAGCTGGCCAAGGAATATATGCCCAAAGAAGTGGTAGATGCCCGCCTCAAAGAACTGCTGGAGATTGAAGCTGATATTATTGCTAACCTGGAACACCGACCAGACAGGGTTCATTAATAAAGTTGTTGGTCGTTAATGGCTGATTGCTTCTATCATAAGGAGGAATAGTAAAAAGGTCTGGGTCTGTTTTGAAGGCGTTTTCTAAAAAACACCTTCAAAACAGACCCAGACCTTTTATGTAGCGTTGTCGAGGATATTTCTAACAATCAACAATTACCAACCAACAGTCCATTAAGTCTTTTGCTTCTTCTTCTTAGCCGCCGGGAAAAGAATATTATTCAGAATTAACCGGTACCCGGGAGAGTTAGGGTACAGCGATAAGTCCGTAGGCTCTTCCTCCACAAAGTGCTGGTAGTCCTCAGGGTCATGGCCGCCATAGAAGGTCCAGGTGCCTTTCCCGAAGGTGCCATGAATGTAGCGGGCCTCGTCAATAGCTTTGTTCTCGCCCATAATCACCACGTCAGACTTGATCAGCCGCTTCTTAAACCCGGTGGTCAAACCCATAAACCCTTTGATAGTTTTCTCGTGGTTCTGAGTGAGCATGGTGGGGATAGGGTCCCATTTAGCGGAATAGGTGAAGAGCTGGAAATAGTCATTGTTCTCCCTCAGGCCCCGCTCCATCTGGCTGTTGTCAATGTTGGAAAACTCCGGGTGATACGGGTCTCTAATTAAGGTGAAATCCTTGAAAGCAAAGGTGTTGTCAAAGTTGAGTTTAGATTGTGCTTGAGGGTCTGAAGGATCGCCGTCAAACATGCTTTCGGTGATGTCCAGGCCAATAGCGGCTAGGGCAATGTCATACGTATCAGTAGCAGAGCACATGGCAAACATGAATCCGCCGCCGGCGCAGAAATCCCGTATGCGTTGCACCACTGCACTCTTCAGCTGGGGCACTTTAGAAAACCCGAACCGCTTAGCAATGGCCTCTGACTCGCGTTTCTGCTCTATGTACCAGGGCGCGTTCCGGAAGGCGCTGTAGAACTTGCCTTGTTGGCCGGTAAAATCCTCATGGTGCAGGTGCAGCCAATCATACTTGGGCAGCTTGTCCTCCAGAATATCATCGTCATAGATCAGGTCATAGGGAATCTCGGCATAGGTTAAAACCAGGGTCACGGCATCGTCCCAGGGCTGTTTGGATTTGGGGGAGTACACCGCAATCTTGGGGGCCTTTTCCAGTTTCATCACGTCCATGTTAGACTCGGGCGCCGAGATTTGGGTCAGGATCTGGTTATACTGGGCATCTGAGATGGTCTGGAAACTGATGCCGCGTACCACCAGTTCTTTCTCCAGTTCCTGGGCTTGTTTAAAGGCGAAGGCGCCGCCCTGGTAATTGAG
This Rufibacter radiotolerans DNA region includes the following protein-coding sequences:
- a CDS encoding putative porin, giving the protein MNYKKLLSAVVIIWLGTSLLTQAQVLNDSTKSVYGSATTMVLYEADIFKGNLTPSRIDTSITNLHSLRHWYYDSTLQQDLGNVGTASQPLFWQMPTILGNRLGRNAFDVYAVNPKTIAYYDTKSPHTFLNYVQGTLGESIFRTKHTRNIKSNWNVGVGYERVGSERQIGSIGGRLDGLVSHYGLQAFTHYFSKNERYRLMANYSQTSHEQIELGGISPEPGDTRDSLFEYKSEAVRLNKAASNEKRYNFHATQWYKLLGSGLQLYYTLDVNTQHNEFSDEALPYSSSEDSKPQLIFYPRALLDTAQTKDESYFRQIENTFGVMGSGKLFVYRAYAKRRDGDYKLDARGARQVTEGGIPNRVYYQKQENRTIADNFIGGEAQFRLKNDIYVTTDAEFQLGGGDYRLNAQARLKYLTVRQTRTSYSPTLLQRVYISNHFEWFNSFENTQATQTAATLEAGIKNHYLVAQLQYTNLQNYVYYQDSVGNRFAEPVQTSDGLNLIQGSVRYKFNVKAFVLDNTVYYNKVSGPDVIRMPEWYVNSKAYLQGPMFKNAINVQAGVEMNWHSTYLADGYMPVTQQFHLQNAFQVDRYPTLDVFLNTDIKTINIFLKASNLNTVISGWEQGYFTTPYYPANPFSFIFGLRWNFYD
- the miaE gene encoding tRNA-(ms[2]io[6]A)-hydroxylase, which translates into the protein MAKSILKLQLPTDPRWVNIVEMNIEDILVDHAYCEQKAATSGISLIVKYPDKTKLVEEMTALVAEEWGHFERVMDELKKRGFGLGRNRPDEYVVKLSQHIRKGNLRERQLMDHLLVNALIEARSCERFKLLWQNLQDEGLKKFYYELMVSEAAHYVSFVKLAKEYMPKEVVDARLKELLEIEADIIANLEHRPDRVH